A segment of the Chrysiogenia bacterium genome:
CAAAGTTCCTCGTCTTCTTGTCCTCATTCATTGCTCACTATTCCTTTCGGCTCTGTTCAAAACTGCTCTGTGTTGCCACGCACGCACCTGGCGATGCGTACAGTGACAACAAAACACGCATGTGATCCCATGCAGGTCTACCGGATATATCGATGGATGGAGTATTTGCTATATCAGACCAGCACAAGCTGGCACCGCGCCAAACCCCTCCCTTGACCATTTCTGAATTCCCCCGCGAAAAAAGGCCGCTCATCCCATTCAGCGGCCCAAAATATCAGAAATGATCGTAAGCAATAGTTAATGGAGAGAGGCTGGATCGGTCAAGGCATTCATTCAAATCCCTGTGAATTCCAGCAGAAATCTACCAAAGGGGCCTAAATATCCGTATTGTATAGCTAAACAGGGAGCGACGCCGCCACCGCCACCTATACATGTAGATACATGGGGACTTCACGACAATCCGACCAGCGCCAACAGGTCAAATAAGCCTATTGCCCCGCCTTGTCATCGAGCAGGGGGAAATCCTCCGCCCGAAGGACCAAGTTTCCGCCGGCGAGCAGATCCTCCAGACTGACTTCCATTCCCAGGTCAACGAGCGGCACGAACCCGTCGCCGCCCCCGTCGCGATCGACCAGCAGCACGGTCCCCTCCATGCGCAGATAGCCCTGAGCCGATTCGACGCTCCCCTCCCCCTCATATCCGCCAGCGGCAAGCAATTCGCCCAGGTAGATCACGTCGCGCTCATCGGGATTGAAGTCTTCGATGCGATCCATCTGTCCATCGTCGGAGCCCTCCCCATAGGCAAAGACATCGGCATCGCCGCCGCCAAGCAGAATGTCGGCGCCGGGCCCTCCCTCCAGCGTGTCCAGCCCGTACTCCGCCATCAGCGTATCGTTGCCGGGACCGCCCTCAAGCGTGTTGTCCCCGTCGCCTCCGAGCAGGCTGTCATCGCCGGGGCCGCCTTCGAGCACGTCATCGCCGCCCTCGCCATCAATCCAGTCATTGCCCTCGCCGCCGGAAATCAGGTCATCGCCCCAGTTTCCTGCAATCATGTCCTCGCCCTCACCGCCCTGCAAGGTGTCGTGATCCATCGTGCCCTCGAGCGTGAGGACCCTGTCGCGCATCGTTTGCCTACGCCGCTCCCGCGTCGCTTTCATGCGCGCGGCCTCGTCCATCGGGCCACGCGCGGGCTTTCCCTCTCGCACTGCCTGGTCGGTTGGATTGTCGAGAGATGAAGAATCACGCGCAACCGCTGCGTGCTGAGAATCTGACGCCAACTGCGCCGTCGGGCTACTTTCCGGTGTCACGCTGGCAGGCCGTGCGGCGTTGCCGGCGCCCCCCGGCGCCTCAGGGTTCGAGATCCCATCCACCCGAGCCGATGCGCGTTGCATCGCAATGCCGCCATCGCGGACTTCAATTTCCGACGTAGGCCCCAGGCGAAGAAGGATCAGCGCCACCCCTGCAAGCACGGCAACAACGCCAATCGCCGCCATGCGCGATCCCATGGAAGATTTCCCTGACGGCATCCGCTACCTCTACCTCCAGAGAGACTCTAACAGATCCTCGGGCAATGGGCCTCGGACAAAATCAGTTACATTGAGGAGGGAATTCAAAATCGAGCAATGCCATGGGCTCCGGAAGCAGGGAAACGGTATCAAGGGCCCCGGCTACTTGAACTTGCTCGCCATGCGGGCGATGCGTTCCTTAAAGTCGGCGGTTTCGGAAGTCTGCCCGCCGAGGCGGGCTTCGAGTTCGAGCTGCTGCTCGAAGGAGTTGTCATAGGAACCCATGTAGGCCTCGCGGATCAGCGCCAGGGAGTCGGCGCTGCCAGCGATCTGTTTGGCGATCTCCAGCGCGCCTTCATGCAGTGCTTCCGCATTCTCATAGAGCCGGTTGATCAGGCCCCACTCGAGCGCCCTTTGAGCATCGACCTTCTCCATGAGGTAGGACATCTCGAAGGCCCTGCTCCGGCCAATCAGACGCGGCAGGATGTAGCTGGCGCCGCCTTCGACCACGAGCCCTAGCTTCGCGAACATCAGGTGGAAGTAGGCCTGTTTGCTGGCCAGGATCAGGTCGCCGGTGATGGCCAGGCTGAGCCCGATTCCCACGGCGCCCCCCTGAACCGCGGTGATGAGGGGAACCTTCAGGCGCTTCAGCGATGCAAAGAGTGGGTTGTATTCGTTGCGCAGCAGCAACTCACCGCTCTTCCACTTCTTGTTCAGCGAGAGATCGCCGAAATCTCCGCCGGCGCAGAACGCCTCGCCTTCGGCCTTGAGCAGGACGCAGCGAACCTCGTTGCGGGGCTTGCCAATCTCTACGAGGACGCTCCCCAGTTCACTCAGCATGGTGGGGCTCAGCGCATTGCGCTTTTCCGGCCGTGCCAGCGTGATCACGGCGACCTTCTCGTCGATCTCGAGTTTGACCTGCTCCATGCGAGTGTTCCTCAAGCCGGTTCGAACAGCGGGAGATTTCGGCCGTCGGGAAGCGCTTCCCATGTGACGCGAACCTTCATCCCGACCTGCCCTTCGCCCGGTTTGCAGCCAACGAGGTTCGTCAGCATTCGCACGCCCTCCTTGAGCTCCACAAGGGCGACGGCATAGGGAACCTCGCCCGCCATCAGCGGGTTGCCGGGCTTGTGCATGACGCTGATGGCATAGATGCTGCCCTCCCCGGATGCTTCTTCCCAGCTCAGGGACTCACCAAAGCAATGAGGGCAGAATTCCCTGGGATAGAAGACGAACTTCTTGCAGCCGCCGCAGCGCTGAAGCACGAGACGCTTTTCTTTAGCGGCCTCCCAGAAAGGTTCGGCCACCTTCGAGGTTCCAATGATTGCACGCGGGCTCATAGCGTCTCCCCCGTTCCCAGCACGATCGTTCCGGTAGAAGAGAGGATCCCGCCGCAACCATGCGCCACGGCCACTTTGGCGCCTTCGACCTGCCGTTTCTGGCATTCGCCGCGGAGCTGACGGACCGCCTCGACGAGGATGAACATCCCGTACATGCCCGGGTGGGTGTAGGAGAGCCCGCCCCCGTTCGTGTTCGTGGGAAGGGAGCCGCCCGGACCGAGGGCATTGCCCTCAACAAAGCGGCCGCCCTCGCCCTTGGGACAGAATCCCAGGTCTTCGATGTGCAGAAGCTGCGTAATCGTGAAGGAGTCATAGGACTCAAGTACGTCCACGTCCTTGTGAGTGATCCCTGCCATGGAAAAGGCCCGGGGGCCGGACACTGCTCCGGCGGTCGTCGTCAGGTCCGGCATCTGCGAAATCATCATGCCGTGATCGTGATGAGTCGCCGCGCCCAGCACATAGGCCGGGGATTTCTTGAGGTCCCTCGCCCGCTCGGCGCTGGTCATCACGAGCGCGCCCGCACCGTCGGTCACCAGGCAGCAGTCGAGCTTATGGAGGGGCTCAGCAATATAGGGCGAGTTCAGGACGTCTTCGACGCTCAGGGGATCCTGAAACCTGGCCCTGGAATTCATGCACGCCCACTCGCGGGTGGAGACCGCAATCTGGGCGAGCTGCTCCGGGGTGGTTCCGTATTCGGCCATGTGCCGGCTTGCCGCCAGCGCGTAGGAGCCCGCCGGCGCGAGCAGCCCATAAGGCAGTTCCCATTCGAGCTGGGGAGTCAGGCTCATGGGCGGGGGCGCGCCCATGGGTTTCTTCGACCCTGATTTCTTTTTCTGTTTCTTGTAGGCCGGGGTGGCCGCGTAGACGATCACGGCCACCTCACACATGCCGAAGGCGATCGCCATCGCGGCATGCTCTACCAACACTTCGAAGCTCGAGCCGCCGGTCATCGTGGTATCGGTATAGGAGGGGTAAATCCCCAGGTGCTCGGCCAGGTCCATGGACGCCATCAGGCGGCCCGTGCAAAGAAGACCATCCACGTCCGAGAGCTTGAGCCCCGCATCGTCGAGGGCTTCCCGGATCATTCGCACTTCGAGCTGTCGGACGGATTCGCCCAGAACGCCCGTTGGCGATACCGCATCGACCGCGCCGACAATTGCTGCGCGGCCCCTAAGCGAGATGTCACTCATGTTGTTCCCCAATGGTTATAGAGCGAGCGACTACGCGTCTACGAGTTCCTCAAAATCCGACTTCTTCATCCCGCACATCGGACACTTCCAGTCGTCGGGAATATCCTCCCAGCGGGTTCCGGGTGCGATGCCGGAATCAGGATCACCGAGTTCCTCGTCGTAAACGTGACCGCAGATGACGCACTCATACTTCTTGTAGGGAATTGCCTGCGCCGCGCTATCATTCATGTCGCTCGTCCTTCATTCGCGTATCTGTTCCCAGCCTAGGCCTCAGGCTGCCGCCTTTGCAACGCGGCAGCGCATGGGCAGGTGCTTGACCCCGCCGACGAAATTCGAGGCCAGATATTGGACATCGCCCGTCCGCTCAAGCGAATTGACATCCAGACGGGGAATGAACTCCTCGAAAAACACCTGCATTTCCATCCGTGCGAGTGAAGCGCCCAGGCAGAAGTGCTCACCAATACCAAAACCCAGATGCGGGTTGGGATCGCGATCGACGCGAAATTCGAACGGATTCTCGAAGATTTCCTCATCGCGGTTGGCCGAGCCGTAGAACAGACATACCGACTCGCCCTTCTTGATGGTGGTTCCGCGAATTTCGTAGTCTTCGGTTGCCGTACGACCAAACTGGTTGACCGGACTGGTCCAGCGAATCATTTCTTCGACCGCGCTCTTCACAAGAGCCGGGTTTTCCTGCAGTTTTCGAACTTCTCCCGGGTTTTCGATCAGCATGTTCATGCCGCCACTCATTGCGGTGCGCGTCGTTTCATGCCCTGCCGTAAGGATGATGATGTAGTAACCAACGGACTCCATTGCGCCCAAGGGTTCCCCGTTGACCAAACCGTTGGCAATGGCCGATGCCAGATCTTCCCCGGGATTCTTGCGACGCTCAACGTCAATTTCCTTGAAATACTGGAACGCTTCCATGAACATTTTCATCGTGTCCTGGGCGTCTTTGCCGCGCTGAAATTCGGGGTCTTCGGAACCGAACACCTCATTGGCAAGCTTGATGAGATAGGGCTCCTCGCTCGCCGGAAGTCCCAGAATGTGCGAGATCAGGCGCACCGGATGAATGGCACCGACGTCGAAGACGAAGTCCCCTTCCCAGGTCCCCGCTGAAGCCATCATTTCCACGAGATCCGTGGCAGACTGCCGCATACGGTCTTCGAGTTTCTTGATGTTCCGCGGAACAAACCAGTTGTTGACCAGCTTGCGATAGGCGCGATGATCTGGAGGATCCATCTGAATGAGCCCGCGGGCCGGGATAGCTTTCATCAACTGTTCGCGCATCCTTGATCCAATGACCGATCTGGGCGCGTTGATGAACTTGTCCGGCTGGGTCGAGATCTCCGTGATGTCGGCATGTTTCACGATGGCCCAGAAGGGATCGTACCCCTTGGGCTCCAACTGCGCCAATGTGGGCAGGGCACGAAGCTCTGTCCAGCGGTCATGGGGAAACCACTGCCGGGCAGCTCGCTTGGGACTCATGATGTCGTGGGCAATTTGCTTGAGATCCATTACTTCGTTCTCCTGATTCCTGCCCACTCTTGGAGAAAAGTTGGGCGGAGTTTGCGTGCGGCTCATGCCGCTTTTTTCACAATGCGGCACTGCATCGGCAGGTGTTTGACCCCGCCGACGAAGTTCGAGGCCATGTACTGCACGTCCCCGGTCGGCACGATTGAATCGACATCCGCGCGCCGGATGAACTCGTCAAAGAAGACTTTCATTTCCAGCCTTGCCAACGAGGCGCCCAGGCAGAAGTGCTCGCCGATTCCGAAGCCCAGGTGCGGATTGGGGTCGCGATCGATGCGGAAGCTAAATGGGTCCTCAAAGACCTCCTCGTCCCGATTGGCCGCGCCATAGAACTGGCAGACGGACTCGCCGGCCTTGATCGTCACACCGCGAATCTCATAGTCCTCTACCGCAGTGCGGCCGAACTGGCTGACCGGACTCGCCCAGCGAATCATTTCCTCAATGGCCGAGTCCATCAGGTCCGGATTTTCCTGGAGCTTGCGAATCTCGTCGGGATTCTGCAGCAGCGCGTTCATCCCGCCGCTCATGGCGGTGCGCGTCGTTTCATGGCCAGCTGTCAGGATCACGATGAGGTAGCCATAGACACCCATGGGAGGCAGTAGTTCACCGTTGATCTTCGCGTTACAAATTACCGAAGCCAGGTCTTCGGTCGGGTTTGCCCTGCGATCGCGCATGAGCTTGCCGAAGTAGACGATGGCATCCCGGAAAGACTCCATCAGTCCGCTGATGCCGTCCCCGCCCCTTCCGAACTCCTTATCCTCGGAACCGAAGGTTTCGTTGGCCAGTTTGATCAGGTACCCCTCGTCTTCGTCGGGCAGTCCCAGCAGATGCGTAATGAGACGCACCGGATGAATGGCGGCGATATCAAAGACGAAGTCCCCTGCCCACGTACCGGACTCGGCCATCATGTCGACAAGCTCCACAGCCGAACGACGCATGCGGTCTTCAAGCTTCCTGATATTCCGGGGCACGAACCAGGGGTTGACGACCTTTCGGTAGTCGCGATGCTCCGGCGGATCCATGTTCAGGAGCGTGCGAACCGGATTGCTGTTGACCCACTTTTCCATTGCCCGGGTCTGAACAAAGGGACGAGGTTTGCTGAGAAACTTGTCCGGCTGGGTCGAGATCTCCGTGATGTCGGCATGCTTCACAATCGCCCAGAACGGGTCGATATTGTCGGGCTCCAGCCAGGTCAGTGTTGGCTGGTTGCGTAGCTCCGTATAGAACTCGTGCGGGAACCAGTGCTCGCCGATATACTTGGCGTTCAGAATGTTGTTGGCGATTTTTTTCGTATCCACTCCATTGGCTCCTTTCCCGCTGCTCAGGCCGCTTTTTTCACAATGCGGCACTGCATCGGCAGGTGTTTGACGCCGCCCACAAAGAAGGTGGACGAGTATTCGACGTCGCCGGTCTGCTCGATGGAGTCCACATCCACGCGCTTGATGAATTCCTCAAAGAAGACATTCATCTCCAGGCGGGCCAGCGAGGCCCCGAGACAAAAGTGCTCTCCGATACCGAAGCCCAGGTGCGGGTTGGGGTCGCGGTCAACACGAAATGCAAACGGGTCTTCCCAGATCTCCTCGTCCCGGTTGGCGGCGCCATAGAAGAGACACACCGATTGACCGGCCTTGATCGTCTTTCCGCGGAGCTCGTAGTCCTCCACAGCCGTGCGTCCGAACTGGCTGACGGGGCTGGTCCAGCGGATCATCTCTTCCACGGCGAATTCCACAAGATCGGGATTCTCTTTGAGCTTTCGAAGCTCGGCGGGGTTCTGCAGCAGTTGATGCATGCCGCCGGCCATTGCCGTCCGCGTGGTCTCGTGTCCCGCAGTCAGGATGATGAAGTAGTAGCCGATGGCCTCCATCTGCCCGATGGGCTTGCCGTCAATTTCAGCAGTAGCGATGGCTGAGGCCAGATCTTCACCGGGGTTTTTCTTGCGCGCCACAAGCAGATCGTTGAAGTATTTCATCGTCTGCATGAGCAGTTTGAGCAGATTGGCGTCGGTCCTCTCCCCTGTCTGGAACTCCGGGTCGTCAGTTCCAAACGTCTGATTGGCGATCTCGATGAGTCGCCCTTCTTCACTGTCGGGAAGGTCAAAGAGATGCGTGATCAGGCGCACGGGATGAATCGCAGCGATATCAAAGACAAAATCACCGCTCCACGTGCCTGAGGACGCCATCATGTCCACAAGATCCTTTGCGGACCGGCGCATGCGGTCTTCGAGTTTCTTGATGTTCCTCGGAACAAACCAAGCATTTACAAACTTTCGATAGGATCGGTGTTCTGGTGGGTCCATGTTGATGAGCATACGAGGGGCAGCGCTCTGAAGCTTGTCATCCGCGCGGCTCGAGACGATCGTCCGCGGCCCATTGAGAAACTTGTCGGGCTGGGTCGAGATCTCCTTGATGTCGGCATGTTTCACAATGGCCCAGAACGGATCAAAACCCTCGGGCTCCAGCCAGGTCAGCGTCGGCCGGGCACGAAGCTCCGTATAGAGATCGTGTGGGTACCACTGTTTCCCGATACGCTGGGCGTTCAAGATGTTGTTGGCGATGTATTTGTCGTCCATTCTCACTTCTCCAGGCAATCCGGTCGCACGGATTAAAACTGCGCCTTGCGATACATGGTGACCACTGCCGCGCCGCCGAGACCCAGGTTGTGCTGCAGGGCGATTTTGGCGTCGGTGACCTGGCGCTTCTGCGCCTCACCGCGCATCTGCCAGTTGAGCTCCGCGCACTGGGCAAGCCCCGTCGCGCCCAGGGGATGACCCTTGGAGATCAGTCCGCCCGAGGGATTGACCACGCACTTCCCGCCGTAGGTGAAGGCATCCTTGTCGATGTATTCGCCCGCCTTGCCCTCGGGACAGAGGCCGAGCGCTTCGTAGGTGAGCAGCTCGTTCGCGCTGAAGCAGTCGTGCAGCTCAATCACATCGACTTCGTCGATGCCGACGCCGGCCTGTTCGTAGACGGATTTCGAAGCGCGCTGGGTCATGCCGAATCCGACGATGTAACGGCAGTCGTTCTCGAGGGTTTCCGGGCCATCGGTCGCCATCGCCATGCCGATGATCTCGACGGCCTTGTCCTGCAGATTGTGCTTCTTGACGAAATCCTCGCTGGCAAGAATCGCGCAGCCGGCGCCGTCCGAAGTCGGGCAGCACTGCAGCTTGGTGAGCGGATCGTAGACCATCGGGGCATTCAGGATGTCCTGGAGGCTGTACTCTTCCTGGAACTGGGAGTACGGATTGTTCACCGAGTGCTTGTGGTTCTTCCAGCCGATCTTGGCGAAGTGCTCGGGCGTGGTACCGAACTTGTCCATGTGATCGCGGCCGCCGTTTCCAAACATCTGCGGCGCAGGCGGCTTGGGTTCAAATCCGCGGAGCTTCATCATCCGCATTGCCGCGTCCCGGAACGGCGGGGTGTGATCGGGGAAGTGGCCCTTCAGTGAGCCTTTCTCCATCTTCTCAAAGCCAATGGCCATGGTGCAGTCGGCGAGGCCGCCCTCGATGAACTGCTTGGCCATGAACAGTGCCGTCGAGCCTGTCGAGCAGTTGTTGTTCACGTTGTAAATCGGAACGCCGGTGTAGCCGAACTGGTAGACCGCCGTTTCGCCGCAGGTCGAATCCCCGTAGACATAACCCGCTGCGACCTGTTGTACCTGGTCGTAGGAGATACCGGCGTCCGCGAGCGCCTTCTCACCGGCCTCTTTGGCCATCTGCGGATAGTTCCAGTCCTTGCCCCTGGCACCGGGCTTTTCGAACTTGGTCATGCCGACGCCCACGACGAATACTTTTCTTCCCATTGTGAAAACTCCTCAATTCCCGTTGTTTGTGTTTATTAGAGCGAGAGATCCGCCCCGCCTTATCTGGTCAGCTTGCTGCCGCGGCTCCCGGCACTTGCCCACCCATGCGCTCAGTGATGAATTTCTGCCCCGCGTCCTCGAAAACGAGATTGGGGTCGAGCATGCTGGTCAGGCCTTCAAGAACCACGATGGACAGAAAAATGTTCGTGAGCCGGGGATCGGTTCGAATGCGGTAGCGCCGCATGATGTCCAGCAGGGCAATGATGGCCTGCGTGGTTTCATATTCCTGGATGTTCTTTCCAGCGTTCATGTCGATGGATTGGATTGTGTCTCTCTCGAAGGCTTCATAGTCCAGGTTCCCCGGAGGCGAGATGGCACCCTCGAAGATGGCTTTCGCGCAGAGCTTGCCGTTCCGGGTCATCATCCCAATGAAATAGTTGGTGATGTGCTTTCGCAGATCCGCGTCGCTTTCGCTCGTCAGCCCGAGATCAAGGAGCACAATCTCCCCACCCTCGCGCACGAAGACGTTCCCCGGGTGCATGTCCGCATGGACAAACCCGTCGAAGAGAACCATTTGAAACAATGCATCGAAGAGCGAGGCGGCAGCGATGGACTTGTCGCACTGCGGAAGGTCCGTTTCCTCTACGCCCTGAAGACCCTCGATAAATTCCATGACGAGCAGTGTTTCGCTGCACAGATCCTCTACAAGTTCCGGAATCTTGACGTGCTCGGCATTCTTGAAATTCCGCCGAAAACGACGGTTGTTCTCAGCTTCATTACGGAAATCGAGCTGTTCGTAGATCGCGTTGGTGAACTCGTCGACCATGCTGGGCAGATCCACTGCATCTGCGCCCGGGATCAGGCTCGCAAGTCGAGCAAAGATCTTGAGCACCAGGAGGTCATATTTCACGCGTCGAAGCTGGCCGGGACGGCGCACTTTGACCGCCACGACTCGGCCAGTGGGAAGCTTCGCCCGGTGGACGTGTGCCACGCTCGCCGAGGCAATGGGTGTCATATCGAACTCGGGAAACACTTCTTCAATCGGCTTTCCGCAGGCCTGTTCGACGATTCCAGGGATCAACCTTGTATTGAAAGGCGCGACGTCGGAGCGCAGTCGTTTGAGGGCATTGATAACCCCCGGAGGGAACACATCCGGGCGTGTGCTCATGACCTGTCCCACTTTGACAAACGTGGCTCCCAGCGCCTCGAACAGATCGGTCAGATACTGCCCTGTCAGCTCAGCGAGTGAGCCGCCATGGCCGAAGAGACGCCCCAGCGTTGCCCGGTAGAGAAATCGCAGGCCATAGAGCACTCCGAACGTGAAGAGCTCTGCGAGCCGAAAGATAAAAAGAAGCACACCCATCATCGTATCCTCAGTACTCGCGGGCCAGGCCTTCGAGCTCCCGGGCCCCGTGCTTCTGGAAATCAGTAATGAATTGCTTGTCCTTGATTCGTCCCGTGCGGATGAAATAGTCGAAGGCCTTGGCGATCGCCGTCTTCATCGGAGTGAACTCCATTCCGAGTTCCTCCCGAGCTTTCTGGTTGCTGAAACGGAAGTTCTTGGCCGTGTAGCGGATGCCGCCGCCCGTAATGGCAGGCTTCTTCTGCATTTTCCAGGCGCGCTGTTCGAGTATGTCGCCGATCGGCGCCATCGCATCCATGATCTTCGGTGACAGCCCGATGGGGTTGGTCTTGCGACCGACCGTCTCGGCCACGGTCTGCATGAATTCGCTCAGCTTGATGTTGGCATTCGTGAGGATATAGCGCTCACCGTTCTTGCCCTTCTTCTCGGCAAGCACGTGCCCGCGCGCTACGTCATCGACGTCCACGACGGAGAGGTAGTTGTCGGGAACCACGCGCGGCAGGGACTTGGCAGCACCTAGGAGCAGCTTCCCGGTCGGCGTGGGACCGATATCCCCCGCCCCGTAGGGCATGCCCGGGCAACAGAAGCTGATGTCGAGGCCATTACGGCAGAAAGTGAGCGCCTCCTGCTCGGAGAGCCACTTCGAGCGTGAATAGTCCATGTTCGCCGACCAGCAGTTGAACCGTGTTTCCTCGTTGTTCAGCCCGCCCGGCTCCATCCCGAGTGCTACAACCGACGATGTGTAGACGACCTTCTCAACGTTGTTGCGAAGCGCCTCCCACAGGAGGTTCATCGAGCCGATGCAGTTGACCTCGTACATGACTTCGGGCCGCGGCAACCAGTCGGTATAGATCGCCGCCAGGTGAAAGATGTGTGAGCTGCCCTTGACGGCTTTCTTGAGCGAATCGGGATCGGTGAGGTTGCCCTCGACGATCTCCACGTCCAGCTCTTTGAGGTTCTGGGTGTTCTCTCCGGGAAGGATCATCACCCGTACATCGCGCCCCTCTTTGAGAAGGAGCCGAACGATGTGCGACCCAATGAAGCCGGCGCCGCCGGTCACCAGGGTCTTCCCGCTGCTCTTTTTTGTGCTCTTTGTTGCTGCGCTCATTCGTTTGCTCACTCCTGGTTATTTTCTCTTCTTGAATTTTGGGTACAGGAATGCCGGATCAAAGAAGAAAGGCTTCTTGAGCACGGACTTGCGGTGGCTGAATGCCTCAAACGAGGCTTTCCCGTGGTAGGCGCCCATCCCGCTGGCTCCAACGCCGCCAAATGGCAGCTTCGGATTCACGATTTGCAGACCCGCATGGTTGATGCATACGCCGCCCGAACTCGTTCTGGCGATCACATCGCGCTCGACCGCGCGATTTTTGGTGAAGAGATAGAGCCCCAGAGGTTTGGGGCGCGCGTTGACGAACCGGATTGCCTGCTCAACTGACTCCACCGGCAGCACGGGCAAAATGGGCCCAAAGATCTCCTCCTGCATCACCGGGTCGTCCCCGCGCACATCACGCAAGATCGTCGGAGCAACGTAGTTGTCTGCAACGTCCACCTCGCCGCCAATCAGGATTCGCCCCGAACTGAGCATTCCCTTAAGCCGCTCAACGTGACGCTGATTCACGACCCTGCCAAACGCGCGGTTCTTCTGCGGCTCGGGTCCGTAGAAGTCGAGGAGCGTTTGCTTGAGGGCGCGCAACAGGTCTTCTTCAACTTCTTTTTCGACCAACACGTAGTCGGGGGCAACGCACGTCTGCCCCGCGTTG
Coding sequences within it:
- a CDS encoding Zn-ribbon domain-containing OB-fold protein, which produces MSPRAIIGTSKVAEPFWEAAKEKRLVLQRCGGCKKFVFYPREFCPHCFGESLSWEEASGEGSIYAISVMHKPGNPLMAGEVPYAVALVELKEGVRMLTNLVGCKPGEGQVGMKVRVTWEALPDGRNLPLFEPA
- a CDS encoding cytochrome P450, giving the protein MDLKQIAHDIMSPKRAARQWFPHDRWTELRALPTLAQLEPKGYDPFWAIVKHADITEISTQPDKFINAPRSVIGSRMREQLMKAIPARGLIQMDPPDHRAYRKLVNNWFVPRNIKKLEDRMRQSATDLVEMMASAGTWEGDFVFDVGAIHPVRLISHILGLPASEEPYLIKLANEVFGSEDPEFQRGKDAQDTMKMFMEAFQYFKEIDVERRKNPGEDLASAIANGLVNGEPLGAMESVGYYIIILTAGHETTRTAMSGGMNMLIENPGEVRKLQENPALVKSAVEEMIRWTSPVNQFGRTATEDYEIRGTTIKKGESVCLFYGSANRDEEIFENPFEFRVDRDPNPHLGFGIGEHFCLGASLARMEMQVFFEEFIPRLDVNSLERTGDVQYLASNFVGGVKHLPMRCRVAKAAA
- a CDS encoding cytochrome P450 translates to MDTKKIANNILNAKYIGEHWFPHEFYTELRNQPTLTWLEPDNIDPFWAIVKHADITEISTQPDKFLSKPRPFVQTRAMEKWVNSNPVRTLLNMDPPEHRDYRKVVNPWFVPRNIRKLEDRMRRSAVELVDMMAESGTWAGDFVFDIAAIHPVRLITHLLGLPDEDEGYLIKLANETFGSEDKEFGRGGDGISGLMESFRDAIVYFGKLMRDRRANPTEDLASVICNAKINGELLPPMGVYGYLIVILTAGHETTRTAMSGGMNALLQNPDEIRKLQENPDLMDSAIEEMIRWASPVSQFGRTAVEDYEIRGVTIKAGESVCQFYGAANRDEEVFEDPFSFRIDRDPNPHLGFGIGEHFCLGASLARLEMKVFFDEFIRRADVDSIVPTGDVQYMASNFVGGVKHLPMQCRIVKKAA
- a CDS encoding enoyl-CoA hydratase/isomerase family protein — protein: MEQVKLEIDEKVAVITLARPEKRNALSPTMLSELGSVLVEIGKPRNEVRCVLLKAEGEAFCAGGDFGDLSLNKKWKSGELLLRNEYNPLFASLKRLKVPLITAVQGGAVGIGLSLAITGDLILASKQAYFHLMFAKLGLVVEGGASYILPRLIGRSRAFEMSYLMEKVDAQRALEWGLINRLYENAEALHEGALEIAKQIAGSADSLALIREAYMGSYDNSFEQQLELEARLGGQTSETADFKERIARMASKFK
- a CDS encoding cytochrome P450 is translated as MDDKYIANNILNAQRIGKQWYPHDLYTELRARPTLTWLEPEGFDPFWAIVKHADIKEISTQPDKFLNGPRTIVSSRADDKLQSAAPRMLINMDPPEHRSYRKFVNAWFVPRNIKKLEDRMRRSAKDLVDMMASSGTWSGDFVFDIAAIHPVRLITHLFDLPDSEEGRLIEIANQTFGTDDPEFQTGERTDANLLKLLMQTMKYFNDLLVARKKNPGEDLASAIATAEIDGKPIGQMEAIGYYFIILTAGHETTRTAMAGGMHQLLQNPAELRKLKENPDLVEFAVEEMIRWTSPVSQFGRTAVEDYELRGKTIKAGQSVCLFYGAANRDEEIWEDPFAFRVDRDPNPHLGFGIGEHFCLGASLARLEMNVFFEEFIKRVDVDSIEQTGDVEYSSTFFVGGVKHLPMQCRIVKKAA
- a CDS encoding rubredoxin → MNDSAAQAIPYKKYECVICGHVYDEELGDPDSGIAPGTRWEDIPDDWKCPMCGMKKSDFEELVDA
- a CDS encoding lipid-transfer protein, yielding MGRKVFVVGVGMTKFEKPGARGKDWNYPQMAKEAGEKALADAGISYDQVQQVAAGYVYGDSTCGETAVYQFGYTGVPIYNVNNNCSTGSTALFMAKQFIEGGLADCTMAIGFEKMEKGSLKGHFPDHTPPFRDAAMRMMKLRGFEPKPPAPQMFGNGGRDHMDKFGTTPEHFAKIGWKNHKHSVNNPYSQFQEEYSLQDILNAPMVYDPLTKLQCCPTSDGAGCAILASEDFVKKHNLQDKAVEIIGMAMATDGPETLENDCRYIVGFGMTQRASKSVYEQAGVGIDEVDVIELHDCFSANELLTYEALGLCPEGKAGEYIDKDAFTYGGKCVVNPSGGLISKGHPLGATGLAQCAELNWQMRGEAQKRQVTDAKIALQHNLGLGGAAVVTMYRKAQF
- a CDS encoding AarF/ABC1/UbiB kinase family protein → MGVLLFIFRLAELFTFGVLYGLRFLYRATLGRLFGHGGSLAELTGQYLTDLFEALGATFVKVGQVMSTRPDVFPPGVINALKRLRSDVAPFNTRLIPGIVEQACGKPIEEVFPEFDMTPIASASVAHVHRAKLPTGRVVAVKVRRPGQLRRVKYDLLVLKIFARLASLIPGADAVDLPSMVDEFTNAIYEQLDFRNEAENNRRFRRNFKNAEHVKIPELVEDLCSETLLVMEFIEGLQGVEETDLPQCDKSIAAASLFDALFQMVLFDGFVHADMHPGNVFVREGGEIVLLDLGLTSESDADLRKHITNYFIGMMTRNGKLCAKAIFEGAISPPGNLDYEAFERDTIQSIDMNAGKNIQEYETTQAIIALLDIMRRYRIRTDPRLTNIFLSIVVLEGLTSMLDPNLVFEDAGQKFITERMGGQVPGAAAAS
- a CDS encoding thiolase — protein: MSDISLRGRAAIVGAVDAVSPTGVLGESVRQLEVRMIREALDDAGLKLSDVDGLLCTGRLMASMDLAEHLGIYPSYTDTTMTGGSSFEVLVEHAAMAIAFGMCEVAVIVYAATPAYKKQKKKSGSKKPMGAPPPMSLTPQLEWELPYGLLAPAGSYALAASRHMAEYGTTPEQLAQIAVSTREWACMNSRARFQDPLSVEDVLNSPYIAEPLHKLDCCLVTDGAGALVMTSAERARDLKKSPAYVLGAATHHDHGMMISQMPDLTTTAGAVSGPRAFSMAGITHKDVDVLESYDSFTITQLLHIEDLGFCPKGEGGRFVEGNALGPGGSLPTNTNGGGLSYTHPGMYGMFILVEAVRQLRGECQKRQVEGAKVAVAHGCGGILSSTGTIVLGTGETL